One stretch of Daphnia pulicaria isolate SC F1-1A chromosome 6, SC_F0-13Bv2, whole genome shotgun sequence DNA includes these proteins:
- the LOC124341732 gene encoding uncharacterized protein LOC124341732, translating into MGYPNQMSNCMALSVLVLVLLQMSVAISAGSIHTRITAEIGAGRGVMPKLSRNFQRISRNTVAAQKPESQPESRVEHQQSDVAVVTITASTMSTNEEMAEMKPAEMVVIDAESPPASTSTTVSSSGNAMTAEITTDAALPMWDSTKIETPKMTKADDSSASDEDEPARQPELIPSFVDRKKEAERLRKVVSAFHLNRVLGTTAPTPGGLFGGFPITAAPSTRQRALGFPLLITNTLDNFHHQLDWSRFGSFSAELE; encoded by the coding sequence TTGGTTCTGGTATTGCTTCAAATGAGCGTCGCCATTAGCGCTGGTTCCATCCACACCCGCATCACGGCCGAAATCGGCGCTGGTAGAGGAGTGATGCCGAAGCTCAGCCGGAACTTCCAGCGGATCTCCCGCAACACGGTGGCGGCCCAGAAACCGGAATCGCAGCCGGAGAGTCGGGTGGAGCATCAGCAATCGGATGTCGCGGTGGTGACTATCACGGCCTCGACCATGTCGACCAATGAGGAAATGGCCGAAATGAAACCCGCGGAGATGGTCGTCATCGACGCCGAGTCGCCACCAGCATCAACATCGACCACCGTTTCTTCTTCCGGCAATGCGATGACCGCCGAAATCACGACCGATGCGGCCCTGCCCATGTGGGATTCCACCAAGATCGAAACACCGAAAATGACGAAGGCGGACGACTCGTCGGCTTCCGACGAAGATGAGCCGGCCCGTCAACCGGAACTGATCCCTTCGTTCGTCGACCGCAAGAAGGAAGCCGAGCGTTTGCGCAAAGTCGTTTCCGCCTTCCATTTGAACCGCGTTCTGGGCACGACGGCGCCCACTCCCGGCGGCCTCTTCGGCGGGTTCCCCATCACGGCCGCACCGTCGACCAGGCAGAGGGCCCTGGGATTCCCGCTGCTCATCACCAACACCCTCGACAATTTCCACCATCAACTCGACTGGTCCCGATTCGGTTCCTTCTCGGCCGAGCTGGAATAA